The Chryseolinea soli genome contains a region encoding:
- a CDS encoding UDP-N-acetylmuramate--L-alanine ligase: protein MQQKKQKIHFIAIGGSVMHNLAIALKQGGHEVSGSDDEIVDPSRSTLAQHGLLPDTEGWNPSKIKPSLDAVILGMHAKVDNPELLKAQELGLRIFSFPEYIYEHSKNKQRIVIAGSHGKTTITAIVIHVLHYFKHKFDYVLGAKVKGIENTVKLSDAPIIVIEGDEYLSSALDPTPKFIRYQHHIGLISGIAWDHYNVFPNEEEYVKQFDLFADATPKGGILIYCEQDSMALMIGKKERVDTLELSYKNHPHTSDNNGQFFLTNGKERYPIKIFGSHNFQNISGAKEILKKIGITPEQFLEAITSFEGAAGRLQKIKEYASTSVYKDFAHAPSKAKATVKALKEIAPSRDLVAVFELHTFSSLNKKFIPQYKDSMKAAQQQIVYFNPEKMKAKGMEVLTEDEIRKAFNAPGLLVFQDKTALENFLLQQSWKNKNLLFMSSGQFGGLDIPALADKLQVS from the coding sequence ATGCAGCAAAAGAAGCAAAAGATTCATTTCATCGCCATTGGCGGAAGCGTTATGCACAATCTTGCCATTGCGCTGAAACAAGGCGGGCATGAAGTGAGCGGTTCGGATGATGAGATCGTTGATCCTTCACGGAGTACATTAGCACAACACGGCTTACTGCCTGATACAGAGGGCTGGAACCCCAGTAAAATTAAACCTTCCCTGGATGCCGTCATCCTGGGCATGCACGCCAAAGTGGACAACCCCGAGCTCTTAAAAGCACAAGAATTGGGGCTGCGCATCTTCTCGTTTCCGGAGTATATCTATGAGCACTCCAAGAACAAGCAGCGCATCGTCATCGCGGGCAGTCACGGAAAGACCACCATCACGGCCATTGTGATCCACGTGCTCCACTATTTTAAACATAAATTTGATTACGTGCTGGGCGCCAAGGTGAAAGGCATCGAGAACACCGTAAAGCTTTCGGATGCACCGATCATCGTGATCGAAGGCGACGAGTACTTATCCTCCGCGTTAGACCCCACACCGAAATTCATTCGCTATCAACATCATATCGGCCTCATCAGCGGCATCGCCTGGGATCACTACAACGTGTTTCCCAACGAAGAAGAATACGTAAAGCAATTCGATCTCTTCGCCGACGCCACACCCAAAGGTGGCATCCTCATCTATTGTGAACAGGATTCCATGGCCCTCATGATCGGCAAGAAAGAACGCGTCGACACGTTGGAGCTCAGTTACAAAAACCATCCCCACACATCCGACAACAACGGGCAATTCTTTCTCACCAACGGCAAGGAGCGTTATCCCATCAAGATCTTTGGCAGTCATAATTTCCAGAACATCAGCGGAGCCAAGGAGATCTTGAAAAAGATCGGCATCACGCCCGAGCAGTTCCTGGAAGCGATCACCAGCTTTGAAGGCGCCGCCGGCCGGTTGCAGAAGATCAAAGAGTACGCATCCACCTCGGTGTATAAAGACTTTGCACATGCACCTTCCAAGGCCAAAGCCACGGTGAAAGCATTAAAGGAAATTGCGCCTTCGCGTGATTTAGTGGCTGTGTTTGAGCTTCATACGTTTAGCAGTCTCAACAAGAAATTCATTCCTCAATACAAAGACAGCATGAAAGCTGCCCAGCAGCAGATCGTATACTTCAACCCCGAAAAAATGAAAGCCAAGGGAATGGAGGTCCTCACGGAAGATGAGATCCGTAAGGCGTTTAATGCTCCCGGTCTTTTGGTTTTTCAGGACAAGACGGCGTTGGAGAATTTCCTGCTCCAGCAATCCTGGAAGAACAAGAACTTGCTGTTCATGAGCTCGGGCCAATTCGGCGGACTGGACATCCCTGCACTGGCCGACAAACTCCAGGTGTCCTAA
- a CDS encoding 3'-5' exonuclease has translation MKLNLRNPLCFFDLETTGINITQDRIIEIAVIKLMPNGETIHKSNVLNPGIPIPAETSAIHGLREEDVKDKPTFKEVAKDYARFFDGADLAGFNILKFDVPMLVEEFLRNDIEFDYHRKKIIDAQKIFHLMEKRTLGAAYRFYTNKEFENSHTAEADTQATMEVLLAQVERYEGQEVTDGLNRKIGEIKNDIEALHKITSTGMVDLAGRMIFNQKGEEIFNFGKHKNKVVTDVFKIEPPYYEWMMNGDFPLDTKRKLTEIKLRGFRK, from the coding sequence ATGAAACTGAATTTACGGAACCCGCTTTGCTTTTTCGATCTCGAGACCACCGGCATCAACATCACCCAGGACCGCATCATTGAGATTGCCGTCATCAAGCTGATGCCCAACGGTGAAACGATCCACAAGTCGAACGTGCTCAACCCCGGCATTCCCATTCCGGCCGAAACCTCGGCTATTCACGGGCTGCGGGAGGAGGATGTGAAAGACAAGCCCACCTTCAAAGAAGTGGCCAAAGACTATGCCCGCTTCTTCGACGGCGCCGACCTGGCCGGCTTCAACATCCTGAAGTTTGATGTGCCCATGCTGGTCGAAGAATTCCTGCGCAACGACATCGAGTTCGACTACCACCGTAAAAAGATCATTGACGCCCAGAAGATCTTTCATCTCATGGAGAAACGGACGTTGGGTGCTGCCTACCGTTTTTATACAAACAAGGAATTCGAAAACTCGCACACCGCCGAGGCGGATACCCAGGCCACCATGGAAGTGCTGCTGGCACAAGTGGAGCGCTATGAAGGCCAGGAAGTGACCGATGGCCTCAACCGCAAGATCGGCGAGATCAAAAACGACATCGAAGCACTCCACAAGATCACCTCCACCGGGATGGTGGATTTGGCGGGCCGCATGATCTTTAATCAAAAGGGGGAAGAGATCTTCAATTTCGGCAAGCACAAAAACAAGGTGGTCACCGACGTGTTCAAGATCGAGCCACCCTACTACGAGTGGATGATGAATGGCGACTTCCCGCTCGACACCAAGCGCAAGCTCACCGAGATCAAGCTGCGCGGCTTCCGGAAATAA
- a CDS encoding DUF1684 domain-containing protein, whose product MPRSVAIALLTLASFYSVAQTDDDARREINEHRQKQEKEFRDPDASPLEKRDRKHFKGLKYYPIDLSYRVKATFVKTENPVLFKMQTTTTRQPEYLKYGEVHFELQGKEYVLEVYQNPALSQREEFADYLFIPFTDQTNGEETYDVGRYIDFKIPKSEEVVVDFNLCYNPSCSYSPRFSCPIPPAANNLPLEVRAGEKRFKESAH is encoded by the coding sequence ATGCCAAGGTCAGTAGCCATCGCGCTGCTGACCCTGGCATCATTTTATAGTGTAGCCCAAACCGACGATGACGCCCGGCGAGAGATCAACGAGCATCGTCAAAAACAGGAAAAAGAATTCCGCGACCCCGATGCGTCACCCCTGGAGAAACGCGACCGGAAGCATTTCAAAGGGCTCAAGTACTATCCCATCGATCTTAGCTATCGGGTGAAGGCCACGTTCGTGAAAACGGAAAACCCCGTGCTCTTCAAAATGCAAACCACCACGACGCGCCAGCCCGAATACCTGAAGTATGGCGAAGTGCACTTTGAACTGCAGGGAAAAGAATATGTTTTAGAAGTGTATCAAAACCCCGCGTTGTCTCAGCGCGAGGAGTTTGCCGACTACCTGTTCATCCCCTTCACCGACCAGACCAACGGCGAGGAGACCTACGATGTGGGCCGGTATATCGATTTCAAAATACCAAAGTCGGAGGAGGTGGTCGTGGACTTCAACTTATGCTACAATCCTTCGTGCAGCTATAGCCCCAGGTTTTCGTGTCCCATCCCGCCGGCAGCCAACAATCTGCCGTTGGAAGTGAGGGCGGGAGAGAAGCGGTTCAAAGAAAGCGCACACTGA
- a CDS encoding M48 family metallopeptidase, with the protein MLKKLFIFSITGLVIYACASVAVTGRKQLSLVSNAEVIPMSSQQYAEVIKKGPLSTNQEQTQMVKKVGAKIEKAVEEYMASKGLSSELSGFAWEFNLIDDPKTVNAWCMPGGKVAFYTGIMPVCKDETGIAIVMGHEVAHAIANHGRERMSQQMVAQYGLATLGELLGQNPTGGQQLLMQAVGAGTNLGILKFSREQESEADHIGLIFMTMAGYDPNQAPIFWERMASMGGGSEPMEFLSTHPSHATRIQDLKGWIPEALTYRK; encoded by the coding sequence ATGCTAAAGAAGCTATTCATCTTTTCTATTACCGGTTTGGTTATCTATGCCTGTGCCTCCGTGGCCGTGACGGGCCGTAAGCAACTTAGCCTCGTTTCCAATGCAGAAGTCATCCCGATGTCCTCACAGCAGTATGCCGAAGTGATCAAAAAAGGACCTCTCTCCACCAACCAGGAGCAAACCCAAATGGTGAAAAAGGTCGGTGCTAAAATAGAAAAAGCCGTGGAAGAGTACATGGCCAGCAAAGGCCTCTCCTCCGAACTTTCGGGCTTTGCCTGGGAATTTAACCTCATCGACGACCCCAAGACGGTGAACGCCTGGTGTATGCCCGGTGGCAAGGTGGCCTTCTACACGGGCATCATGCCGGTTTGCAAGGACGAAACCGGTATCGCCATTGTGATGGGGCACGAAGTGGCCCACGCCATTGCCAACCACGGCCGCGAACGCATGAGCCAGCAGATGGTGGCCCAATACGGCCTGGCAACCCTCGGCGAGTTATTAGGGCAGAACCCCACGGGCGGTCAGCAGTTGCTGATGCAAGCCGTTGGCGCCGGCACCAACCTGGGGATCTTGAAGTTTAGCCGCGAACAGGAATCCGAAGCCGACCACATCGGCCTCATCTTCATGACCATGGCCGGCTACGATCCTAACCAGGCCCCCATTTTTTGGGAACGCATGGCCTCCATGGGCGGCGGTTCCGAGCCCATGGAATTCCTTTCCACTCACCCCTCGCATGCTACCCGCATCCAGGATTTGAAAGGCTGGATCCCCGAAGCCTTGACTTACCGAAAGTAG
- a CDS encoding fumarylacetoacetate hydrolase family protein — protein MRIFAIGRNYAEHIKELNNERPDEPVIFTKPDTAILRDNAPFYYPDFSKDIHHEVELVLRVSKEGKNIEEKFAQKYYDAIGLGIDFTARDLQQKAKEKGLPWDIAKGFNGSAPLANTFKPVSEFKDLKNINFSLKVDGEIKQQGNTSLMLFSFDYIISYLSRFFTLRTGDLIFTGTPKGVGPVKVGNVLTAYMEDEKLLEFEVR, from the coding sequence ATGAGAATCTTCGCCATCGGCAGAAATTACGCAGAGCACATCAAGGAACTGAACAATGAAAGGCCCGACGAGCCCGTTATCTTTACCAAACCCGACACCGCCATTTTGCGCGACAACGCCCCCTTTTATTACCCCGACTTTTCCAAGGACATTCACCACGAAGTGGAATTGGTGCTACGGGTGAGTAAAGAAGGCAAGAACATTGAGGAGAAATTTGCCCAAAAATACTACGATGCCATCGGTCTTGGAATCGATTTCACAGCACGGGATTTGCAGCAGAAAGCAAAAGAGAAAGGGCTGCCTTGGGACATTGCCAAAGGTTTTAACGGGTCCGCACCGCTGGCAAACACCTTCAAGCCCGTCTCTGAGTTCAAAGACCTGAAGAACATCAACTTCAGTTTGAAGGTCGATGGAGAAATAAAGCAACAAGGGAACACAAGCCTTATGCTTTTTAGTTTTGATTATATAATTTCGTACTTATCTAGATTTTTTACGCTGCGGACTGGCGATTTGATTTTTACGGGCACGCCAAAAGGTGTTGGCCCTGTCAAGGTTGGGAATGTGTTAACAGCTTACATGGAAGATGAAAAACTTTTGGAATTTGAAGTCAGGTAG
- a CDS encoding M23 family metallopeptidase, which yields MKNFWNLKSGSVAAILLATTPFFASAQFSKPVEKFPADGERYLYPIYPGQPGSLAGTMGELRSTHFHSGIDIRTDNRIGLPVRASKSGYISRISVTSTGYGNVIYITHPDGYTTLYAHLDKFLGPVAEHVRKEQYAQKTGEIDLSFTEDQFLVKQGDTIALSGNSGGSSGPHLHFDIRDPQNFAVDPLKVADFAELVDKFPPAAEKIALRTLDINSRINDRFGRFEFYAQRVGNNYVIASPILAHGNIGVEMVAKDKLANQSPFFGGVNYIEMSVDSQLVFSQAIDKVNVAEPRAIYTLMDFKTMRNKGTRFYKLYIDDGNDLQYYGASPGRGMIKVDSLKESSVVIRMKDSDGNASKVSFRLRPSPLTQNVISLESYPSTELAYDITENTMLVVAKPCAESGNKANVYTKGNVQVLEPAYFNANRAVYLFDLRKGLPDSIGVCQKMIAPKVNASIPSSTEYKYYGDLFDIEFPLNALYDTLYLNTDYSKDSSGHELFTIGTRTVPLNKSINVSLKTQREYPNQKNVSVYRTAGKSYTYLGGEWVNGRMNFSTREFGEFTILKDTEAPAIRVVSVNGQGARFKIKDTLSGIDKFEAHINGQWLLMDYDAKSSTIWSERLDNKVPLRGMLELQVTDNAGNTSTYRHKIL from the coding sequence ATGAAAAACTTTTGGAATTTGAAGTCAGGTAGCGTCGCTGCAATACTTTTAGCGACCACACCATTTTTTGCCTCTGCCCAATTCAGCAAGCCGGTTGAAAAATTCCCGGCCGATGGCGAGCGCTATCTCTATCCCATTTATCCGGGTCAGCCCGGTTCGCTGGCCGGCACGATGGGTGAACTCCGAAGTACACACTTCCACTCCGGCATCGACATCCGCACCGACAACCGGATCGGCTTGCCGGTTCGGGCCTCCAAAAGTGGCTACATTTCCCGCATCTCGGTGACCTCGACCGGCTATGGTAACGTGATCTACATCACCCACCCCGACGGCTACACCACCTTGTATGCCCACTTGGACAAATTCCTCGGTCCCGTGGCCGAGCATGTCCGGAAGGAACAATATGCCCAAAAGACCGGCGAGATCGACCTCTCCTTTACCGAGGATCAGTTCCTTGTGAAGCAAGGCGATACCATCGCCCTCTCCGGAAATTCCGGGGGCTCCAGCGGCCCGCACTTGCATTTCGATATTCGCGATCCGCAGAATTTTGCCGTGGATCCCTTGAAGGTGGCCGACTTTGCCGAACTGGTAGACAAGTTTCCCCCGGCCGCCGAAAAGATCGCCCTGCGCACCCTCGACATCAACTCCCGCATCAACGACCGTTTTGGCCGCTTTGAGTTTTATGCTCAGCGCGTGGGCAACAACTATGTCATTGCCTCCCCCATCCTGGCCCATGGCAACATTGGCGTGGAAATGGTGGCCAAAGACAAACTGGCCAACCAAAGCCCGTTCTTTGGCGGCGTGAATTATATTGAGATGAGCGTCGACAGCCAGCTCGTTTTCAGCCAGGCCATCGACAAGGTGAACGTAGCCGAGCCACGGGCCATCTACACGCTCATGGACTTCAAGACCATGCGCAACAAAGGCACGCGCTTTTATAAACTCTATATTGACGACGGCAACGATCTCCAATATTATGGCGCATCACCCGGGCGCGGCATGATCAAAGTTGATTCTTTGAAAGAATCCAGTGTCGTTATCCGCATGAAAGACAGCGATGGTAACGCCAGCAAGGTGAGCTTCCGCTTGAGGCCTTCGCCGCTCACCCAAAATGTAATTTCCCTGGAAAGCTACCCCTCCACAGAGTTGGCGTATGACATCACCGAAAATACTATGCTGGTGGTGGCCAAGCCTTGCGCTGAATCGGGCAACAAAGCTAACGTATATACAAAGGGCAATGTACAGGTACTGGAACCGGCCTACTTCAATGCCAACCGCGCAGTCTACCTGTTTGACTTGCGCAAAGGCCTCCCCGACTCCATCGGTGTGTGCCAGAAGATGATCGCGCCAAAGGTCAACGCCAGCATTCCGTCGTCCACGGAATACAAATATTATGGCGACCTGTTCGACATCGAATTTCCCCTGAACGCACTCTATGACACGCTCTACCTGAACACCGACTACTCGAAAGACAGTTCGGGCCATGAGTTGTTCACCATCGGCACGCGCACCGTGCCCTTGAACAAGAGCATCAACGTGTCGCTAAAAACACAACGCGAATATCCCAACCAGAAGAATGTCTCTGTGTATCGCACCGCCGGAAAATCCTATACCTACTTGGGTGGCGAATGGGTGAATGGCCGGATGAATTTTAGCACCCGCGAGTTTGGTGAATTCACTATTTTGAAAGACACCGAGGCGCCCGCGATCCGGGTGGTGTCGGTCAATGGCCAGGGTGCGCGTTTCAAGATCAAAGACACCCTTTCGGGGATCGATAAATTTGAAGCCCATATCAATGGGCAATGGCTGTTGATGGACTACGACGCCAAGTCATCGACCATCTGGTCGGAACGCCTTGACAACAAGGTGCCGTTGAGGGGAATGCTTGAGCTGCAGGTAACGGACAATGCCGGAAACACCTCTACCTACAGACACAAAATCCTCTAA
- a CDS encoding transketolase produces the protein MSQPDIPQLKRIASQVRRDIVRMVHACQSGHPGGSLGCTDFFVALYFHILKHDPKFNMAGNGEDLFFLSNGHISPVWYSTLARSGYFDIKELATFRKLDSRLQGHPATHEHLPGIRIASGSLGQGLSVALGAAQAKKLSNDDRFVFVLMGDGELQEGQVWEAAMYAAHNKMDNVIASIDYNGQQIDGPVNKILNLLDLKAKWESFGWEVIDSNGNNMEEIVKTLEYAKTQAKKGKPVLNLMKTEMGFGVDYMVGSHKWHGVAPNDEELAKALAQLEQTLGDY, from the coding sequence ATGAGCCAACCCGACATCCCACAGCTGAAAAGAATTGCTTCCCAAGTCCGCAGAGATATTGTTCGCATGGTGCACGCCTGCCAGTCAGGTCACCCCGGCGGTTCGTTGGGCTGCACGGACTTTTTCGTGGCTTTGTATTTTCACATCCTCAAACACGATCCTAAATTCAACATGGCCGGCAACGGTGAGGACCTTTTCTTCCTTTCCAACGGCCACATCTCACCCGTGTGGTACTCCACGCTGGCACGCTCCGGCTACTTCGACATCAAAGAGCTGGCTACCTTCCGCAAGCTGGATTCCAGATTGCAAGGCCATCCCGCCACCCACGAACACTTGCCCGGTATCCGCATTGCTTCCGGCTCCCTGGGACAGGGTCTCTCCGTAGCCTTGGGTGCAGCCCAAGCCAAGAAATTGAGCAACGACGATCGCTTCGTCTTCGTCCTCATGGGCGACGGCGAATTGCAGGAAGGCCAGGTATGGGAAGCAGCCATGTATGCGGCCCACAACAAAATGGACAACGTCATAGCCTCCATCGACTACAACGGCCAGCAAATTGATGGCCCGGTGAATAAGATCCTCAACCTGCTGGACCTCAAAGCCAAATGGGAATCCTTTGGCTGGGAAGTGATCGACAGCAACGGCAACAACATGGAAGAGATCGTGAAGACCCTGGAGTACGCCAAGACGCAAGCCAAAAAAGGCAAGCCCGTACTCAACCTCATGAAAACCGAAATGGGCTTCGGCGTCGACTACATGGTAGGCTCCCACAAATGGCACGGCGTGGCCCCCAACGACGAAGAACTCGCCAAAGCCCTTGCCCAACTGGAGCAAACCCTCGGCGACTACTAG
- a CDS encoding vWA domain-containing protein: protein MELKPLKSLLRISLLILLVAVAQSVSAQTKVVQKLPEKTRILFLLDASGSMLDQWERPNQTRWSVAKSILTHIVDSLGKNTKLELALRVYGHRSPQEIKNCKDTWLEVPFSSKSAPLIIDKLKEIKPKGVTPITYSLEQSANDFPAGPGYRNIVILITDGIESCGGDLCAMSRAMQKRGVFLRPYIIGLGLRSEKTLECAGRYIDADTPGKFSNVLNEAIETSFAKTTVSVELLDASGKALETNVNVSFVNAQTGSPMYDFVHYLDRQGRPDTVQIDPIVDYDLVVNTLPAVVKRNLALEPGKHNVIRIPAPQGNLLIKQEGRRDNNLQSIVREKGKVEIINTQQTNETFRYLTGKYEVETLTLPRRIFTIDIQPNKTENILLPAPGVVNFNTTATGYGSLYTLADDGTQQWVCNLNELKPQFSLTLLPGQYKIVFRVKQTTGSKYTGFKKFSVRSGETVSVNVFK from the coding sequence ATGGAATTGAAGCCCCTCAAATCGTTGCTCCGCATTTCGCTCCTCATCCTCCTCGTCGCCGTCGCGCAAAGCGTTTCCGCCCAAACCAAAGTGGTGCAGAAACTCCCCGAGAAAACCCGTATTCTCTTTTTGCTCGACGCCTCCGGAAGCATGCTGGACCAATGGGAACGCCCCAACCAAACCCGCTGGAGCGTGGCCAAGTCCATCCTCACCCACATCGTGGATTCGTTGGGGAAGAACACCAAACTGGAACTGGCCTTGCGCGTGTATGGCCACCGTTCGCCGCAGGAAATCAAGAACTGTAAGGACACGTGGCTGGAAGTTCCGTTCAGTTCAAAAAGCGCGCCCCTCATCATCGACAAACTGAAAGAGATCAAGCCGAAAGGCGTTACCCCCATCACCTACTCGCTGGAGCAATCGGCCAACGATTTTCCCGCAGGTCCCGGCTATCGGAATATCGTGATCCTGATCACCGACGGCATCGAGTCGTGTGGCGGTGACTTGTGTGCCATGTCGCGGGCTATGCAAAAGCGCGGCGTGTTCTTAAGACCTTATATTATTGGGTTGGGACTGCGCTCGGAGAAAACGCTGGAGTGCGCCGGACGCTACATCGATGCCGACACGCCGGGAAAATTCAGCAACGTGCTGAACGAAGCCATCGAAACGAGCTTCGCCAAGACAACGGTGAGCGTAGAACTGCTGGACGCCAGTGGCAAGGCGCTGGAGACCAACGTGAACGTATCGTTTGTGAATGCACAAACCGGCTCGCCCATGTATGACTTTGTGCACTACCTCGACCGGCAAGGCCGGCCCGACACGGTGCAGATCGATCCCATCGTAGACTATGACCTGGTGGTGAATACCCTCCCGGCCGTGGTGAAGCGGAACCTCGCGCTCGAGCCGGGCAAACACAACGTGATCCGCATCCCCGCACCGCAGGGAAACCTGCTCATCAAACAAGAAGGGCGGAGAGACAATAACTTGCAATCCATCGTGCGTGAAAAGGGCAAGGTCGAGATCATCAACACGCAACAAACCAACGAGACCTTCCGCTACCTCACGGGAAAATATGAAGTGGAAACCCTTACGTTGCCACGGCGCATTTTTACCATCGACATTCAACCCAACAAGACGGAAAACATCTTGTTGCCTGCGCCCGGCGTCGTGAACTTTAACACTACGGCTACGGGCTATGGCAGTCTGTACACCCTCGCCGATGACGGAACACAACAGTGGGTATGCAACCTCAACGAGCTCAAGCCACAGTTTTCATTGACGCTGTTGCCCGGTCAATACAAGATCGTTTTCCGGGTGAAGCAAACCACGGGAAGCAAGTATACGGGATTTAAAAAATTCAGTGTGCGTTCGGGAGAGACGGTGTCGGTGAACGTATTCAAGTGA
- the cls gene encoding cardiolipin synthase yields the protein MSPVIEFWEWTFGLFKTWYWLPLLLAYIGVIISILLDNRNPIKSVAYIMLLVFLPGLGLVVYYFFGRDLRKQRIFNLKGAGAMPLMERFWNTNLHEFERRFERAEEKFGGLVAASRLVFNLHQTVLTENNHFELLINGEQKFPSVYAALEEAEHHIHIEYYIFTYDDVGRKVVDILMRKAKQGVEVRLVIDDMGSKNNKRMVRRLKRAGIDVYRFMPVTFPFAAQANYRNHRKIIVVDGKVGFVGGINMDDRYLNNGKHELFWRDTHLKVEGPMVNLLQFQFLLSWHFTAKKNFDLKPPYFENTGPAKGRSPATLVASGPDSPRPYCMEAILTAINRASKIIRITTPYFIPSDQLTTALLMAVGNGVEVELMLPGKTDSYIVQHASFSYLTPLLRAGVRVFLYERGFVHAKSITVDNQLAIVGTVNMDTRSFYINFELAALAYDEALCKALDDAFEDDLQYSRELNYHIWGSRHIVRRVTESVCRLLTPLL from the coding sequence ATGAGTCCTGTTATTGAATTTTGGGAGTGGACCTTTGGTCTGTTTAAGACCTGGTACTGGCTTCCCCTGCTCCTGGCCTACATCGGCGTCATCATTTCCATTTTGCTGGACAATCGGAATCCCATCAAGTCCGTGGCCTACATCATGCTGCTTGTCTTCCTGCCTGGCCTGGGCTTGGTCGTGTATTATTTTTTCGGAAGGGATCTGCGGAAGCAACGCATCTTCAACCTGAAGGGTGCCGGCGCGATGCCGTTGATGGAGCGATTCTGGAATACAAACCTGCACGAGTTTGAGAGGAGGTTCGAACGCGCGGAGGAAAAATTCGGAGGACTTGTAGCCGCTTCACGCCTGGTCTTCAACCTGCACCAGACCGTGCTCACCGAGAACAATCACTTCGAACTGCTCATCAACGGCGAACAAAAATTCCCCAGCGTGTATGCCGCGTTGGAAGAAGCCGAACATCACATCCACATCGAGTATTACATTTTTACCTATGACGATGTGGGCCGCAAAGTGGTAGACATCCTCATGCGCAAAGCGAAGCAAGGGGTTGAAGTTCGCCTGGTCATCGACGACATGGGTTCCAAAAACAACAAACGGATGGTGCGCCGCCTGAAGCGCGCCGGCATCGACGTGTACCGGTTCATGCCCGTCACGTTTCCCTTCGCGGCCCAGGCCAACTACCGGAACCACCGCAAGATCATTGTCGTGGATGGCAAGGTGGGTTTTGTCGGGGGCATCAACATGGACGACCGCTACCTGAACAATGGGAAGCATGAACTCTTCTGGCGCGATACGCACCTTAAGGTAGAAGGCCCGATGGTGAACCTGTTGCAGTTCCAGTTTTTGCTGAGCTGGCATTTCACAGCAAAGAAGAACTTCGACTTGAAGCCGCCCTATTTCGAAAACACCGGCCCCGCCAAAGGCCGCTCCCCTGCCACATTGGTAGCCAGCGGCCCCGACTCGCCCCGGCCGTATTGCATGGAAGCGATATTGACCGCCATTAACCGGGCATCCAAGATCATACGCATCACTACTCCCTATTTCATCCCCTCCGATCAACTCACGACCGCCTTGCTCATGGCCGTGGGCAACGGCGTGGAAGTGGAGTTGATGCTGCCTGGTAAAACGGACTCTTACATTGTGCAACACGCCTCCTTCTCGTACCTGACGCCGCTGCTGCGTGCAGGTGTGAGGGTTTTTCTCTACGAAAGAGGATTTGTCCATGCTAAGAGCATCACCGTCGACAACCAACTGGCCATCGTGGGCACGGTGAACATGGACACTCGCAGCTTCTACATCAACTTCGAACTGGCCGCCCTGGCCTATGACGAAGCCCTGTGCAAGGCGCTGGACGATGCCTTCGAAGACGACCTTCAATATTCGCGCGAGCTGAACTATCACATCTGGGGAAGCCGCCATATCGTCCGTCGCGTCACGGAGTCGGTTTGCCGGTTGCTGACGCCCTTGCTTTAG